The Candidatus Hydrogenedentota bacterium genomic sequence GTGATACCGTGGCCCGTGCCAAACTGGCCGGGGCCATCGCCCTTACCGCCAAAAGCGAAGGGATTCCAGGCGCTGCTGAATTCATCCTTGGACTTCACATCGGCCGTAAGCACGTAGTCGAGCTTCGAATAGCCGGTGGCCACATAGAAGCGATTGTCCAGCACTTCCACGTCGGTCGGCACGAACTTGTTCTCCGCCACGTCAAAGTACGCGGAAACGGTCGCGTCGTCAAAGGGCGTATCCGCCGTCGGGGCCTCCAGAATATTCACCAGCGCACCCTGATCCGTCGTGGTCCACACCCGGGCGGAATCGGTTCCGGGAAAGGTGAGGTAGGCCTGACCATTGTCGCCAACCCAGAACTTGGAATTGTGCATGTTCTTCGTGGCCATCTCGGCGTCCGTCGGAAGGATTTCGATGGTGTTCAGATCATTGGCGATGCGGATGATGCCGACCTGGGGCAGCGCAAAGTAGATTTCGCCCTTGCCCTCGCGCCGGTCCACGGCGAAACCGCCGTGGGCGGCGTTAAGCCCGTCCAGCGCCTTCGCAGGGAGCGAGGCCGACGTGTGGAGTAACTTGAACTGCAGATCGCCCTGGCCCGACACCTTGGTCAGATCGCTCGGAAGCGGCGTGGCAGGGACCGCCTCCGCCACCTTGACCGACTCATTGCCCGTGCTCCAGAGGTGGGTGTGGTGCCCGCCCGGGTGGGCCATCACCGGCCCGGCCGCCAACAGCGCGGCGCCCGCCGCCATCACGCCAAAGCCCAATTTCTTCTTCGTCATTGTAAATCTCCCATAAGGTTAATAAATGGACGGAGCGGCCCTGTCGGCCTCATTGTCCGGTTAATCCCACTGCACTCACGTAAAAGCCAGACCATACTCGCAACAGAAATTCAGCCCGGACTCAAGGCGCATGATACCTTCTTTCCGCGTCAATTCGCCATTGTGCCCCACATGGTCCGCAATCCCAAACCAGGGTTCCAGGCACATGAAGGGCGCGCCCCCGGGTTTGCTCCAGATACCCAGGTACGGCCACCCGTCGAAATCCAGCGTAACCGCGTGCTTGTTCTTGAAACTCCGTATGGAAACCTCGCTGGAAGCGAGCTTCTTGAAGATGAGCGCGTCCTCGCTGAAGCGATCCAGCGTGTACGGCACCACCGCCGTGTCCATCAGATAATTCTCTTCCGACCGCGCGATGTGACCATTCTCATTGGCGTACCAGCGGGCACAGGTCTCCTTCTTTTCAAACTCGATGTAGTAATCGCTGAACGACTCCCCTTCCAGCAGCGGACAGCAGAAGGCCGGGTGACCGCCGATAGAGAAATAAAGCGTCTCCGCGCCGGGATTCGTCACCGTATGGGCCACCCGCACCCGGTTGCCCCGCAGGGAATAGTCCAATTGAAG encodes the following:
- a CDS encoding aldose 1-epimerase family protein, which produces MSTLENEFLRVTVKPEGAELTSIFDKANNLERLWQADPAVWNRHAPVLFPFVGRLLDNTYQYRGRSYSLPQHGFARDCTFRLKRETSTSVSYELADSPETRANYPFAFKLQLDYSLRGNRVRVAHTVTNPGAETLYFSIGGHPAFCCPLLEGESFSDYYIEFEKKETCARWYANENGHIARSEENYLMDTAVVPYTLDRFSEDALIFKKLASSEVSIRSFKNKHAVTLDFDGWPYLGIWSKPGGAPFMCLEPWFGIADHVGHNGELTRKEGIMRLESGLNFCCEYGLAFT